From Deinococcus sp. Marseille-Q6407, one genomic window encodes:
- a CDS encoding ArsC/Spx/MgsR family protein gives MAEVQMFGTKKSQGARAAERFFKERRVKIHYVDLTQRPMSKGELTRFVQKFGLNALLDMEGKAYKDAGLEYLRVTEDSLLQKMLDNPALLRLPLVRGGKVLAVGDDAAARAAWAEMTD, from the coding sequence ATGGCAGAAGTGCAGATGTTCGGCACCAAAAAGAGTCAAGGCGCCCGCGCCGCCGAGCGGTTTTTCAAGGAGCGCCGGGTCAAGATTCACTATGTGGACCTGACCCAGCGGCCGATGAGCAAAGGGGAGCTGACCCGCTTCGTGCAGAAGTTCGGGCTAAATGCCTTGCTGGACATGGAAGGCAAGGCTTACAAGGACGCCGGCCTGGAATACCTGCGCGTGACCGAGGACAGCCTGCTGCAAAAGATGCTGGACAACCCCGCTCTGCTGCGGCTGCCGCTGGTGCGCGGCGGCAAAGTGCTGGCGGTGGGCGACGACGCAGCCGCCAGGGCAGCCTGGGCCGAAATGACGGACTGA